The DNA segment GGCCTAGAGCGAAGCTTCCTCATAGTTGGAATACAGAAATCACATCCACGCCCACACCCGCGAGTAATCTCAACAACACCGCCGATAGCGGCGCTCTTAATCTTAGGGATTTTATCCACGGGCACAAGCACTTCCTCAACTATTTCAGGGACCTCTACGCCTTCAATAATCTGCTTAAATACCTGTGGAGCTGTTAAATCAGATTCGCCGATTAAAACAGTGTCAATGCCGAGGCTTCGGCGAACTTCAGCATCCCTTTTAAGCTGCCATGCACCTGAACCACCGACTACAATTTTAACGTGAGGGGCGTACGCTCTAATATTTTGCACTAACTCTTTAAATTTCCAAGCTAAATAGGAATCAACTTTTACAAGACCCCCAGGTCCCGCGAAAGTATTAGTCGCAGGCCCCTCTCCTAAAGGATCCATAGCAGATATACCTACAATACGAGTCTCAGATCCAATATAATCTTTAACATCATCAGGGTTAACGGTGATAACCTCATCCTCCGTGAAGCCTTCTGAAAGCAAAGCTGCTTCAATTTTTCTCAAACCATAAGGAGCCGCTTTCACTCTACCATTAGAAGTTTTCATTTTAGGAGCGATGAAAGTGAAAAATAACCTGGGATTAATCATAGTTTTAGGGCCGCAAGTAGTAAACCCGATGAATAAAGATCCTCGGTAATCACTCATAAGCGTTCGATCTGAGGTTAAAACGATTTTATAACCGTTTTTCATACTTCAACGCCTTCGAAGCATGTTTAGCGAAAAATGGTTAAATCATATTTAAATAGAGTAATTAAGAGTAAGTAATATTTAAAATTTTTAGATTAATGGAATAGTTGAAACCGTCAAATAAAAAGTGCTCAGCGATGTGGTGAAATGGAGACAAATTATATAATAGACGTAATGGAGAAAGCGCTTCTTGAAGCTTGTAAAAACACTCTATACGCTGACGTGCTATTTAACCAGGTAAAAAGCACAGCTATTTTAAAAGATAAAGTAGAGGAGAAAATCTACAATCCGAATATGAGTTCAGGTCTAGCTGTCAGAGTTTTAAGAGGGAACGGTGTTTGGCTGGAGACTGGAACCTGTAATCTAACAGATAAAAGAAAACTCTTAAACTCGATTAGAAAACTTGTTAAAAAATGTAAGCCAACAGATAGTGAAGTTAAACTTTACCCTGTTAAACCTTGGATGATTAACAGCAAGATACAACCTATAATAGACTTTGAGAATATTCCATTAGAGGAGAAGCTTGAAAAAGTTAGAAAAACTTTCAGCACAGCTTCGAAAAAAGATGAGAGAATCGCGAACACAAAAGTATTATACGCTGAGTCTTTAAACGAGAAAATATTCATGAACAGTGAGGGTTCCAATCTAAGACAGGTTATACCTAGAACAAGATTCAGCGTACTCTGCATTGCTAAAGAATCTGGTAGAATAGACTACGACTACCTATCTTTAGGCCACACAGGCGGCTACGAGCTTGTTGAAAAAATTAGAGAAGAAGAGATAGAGGAGGTTGCAGAAAGCGCGATAGAGCTTTTAAAAGCGGCTGAAGCCCCAGCCGGGCTTCTACCAGTTATTTTAAGCCCGAGCATGACCGGTACCTTCGCACATGAATCATTCGGTCACGGATGTGAAGCAGATCAAGTTTTACGTAAAAGATCATATTTAATAAATTATCTAGGGGAAAAAATAGGCGGCGAAGATCTTACATTATACGATAATGGAACATACCCTGGCGGATACGGCACAATATTATTCGACGATGAAGGAGTTAAAGCTGGTAAAACCGTGATCGTTGAAAACGGGGTTCTGAAAACATTTCTACACGATCGCTTAACAGCCACGGTTATGAATGCTGAGCCTACTGGAAACTGTAGAAGAGAAAGTTTTATGCGGAGAAATTTTATTCGAATGACTAACACCTACATAGCACCAGGCGGCTGGGAGCTTAACGATATGATCTCGGATATTAAACTAGGAGTATTAATGACCAGATTTGAATCCGGTATGGAGGATCCAGCCGGGGGTGGAATGCAGTTGAAAGCTAAAAAAGGGTATTTAATAGAGTCGGGAAGAATCACCAGAGTTCTATCAAATCTAGCCTTAACAGGTGAAGTTTTAGAATTCGTTAAAAACATTGACGCTATAAGTGGAGTGAAAGATTTCGAACTAGACAGCGGAACATGCGGAAAAGGACATGAAGATTATGTCCCAGTCGGCAGCGGAGGCCCTTATATAAGATCTAAAGGAATAGTAAGCCAAGGTTGATTACATGCTCACGATATCAAATATCACTAAAATATTAGAAGAAAACCAAGTTAAAGAATGGGAGGTATACGTTCAGAAAACAGTTGAGTCAGAGGTTCACTTAAGAGGAAACCAGATTGAAGCTGTAAGAGATAATCTAGAAAACATAGGTTACACTATAAGAGTATTAAAAAAGAATAGTAGAGGAGTCGGCTTAGGATCAGCTTCAAACGTTACAATTACGGAAACAGGTTTCAATGAAACAGTTAAAACCGCTTTGAAAAACGCTGCTCTAACGCATCTACCCATTTACAACTTCCCGGAACCGCAAAAATACCCGGAAACCAAGATACTAGACGGTGAAATAATGAAAAAACCGATAGAAACACTTCTAGATAAAGCGGAGCAGCTTAAAAGCACTCTCACCGAGTCTAGTAAAGTAGAGCTTACATTCTGCAAGCTTAGAGCTTATAAAGTCTACACAAACATCTATAA comes from the Candidatus Odinarchaeum yellowstonii genome and includes:
- a CDS encoding TldD/PmbA family protein; amino-acid sequence: METNYIIDVMEKALLEACKNTLYADVLFNQVKSTAILKDKVEEKIYNPNMSSGLAVRVLRGNGVWLETGTCNLTDKRKLLNSIRKLVKKCKPTDSEVKLYPVKPWMINSKIQPIIDFENIPLEEKLEKVRKTFSTASKKDERIANTKVLYAESLNEKIFMNSEGSNLRQVIPRTRFSVLCIAKESGRIDYDYLSLGHTGGYELVEKIREEEIEEVAESAIELLKAAEAPAGLLPVILSPSMTGTFAHESFGHGCEADQVLRKRSYLINYLGEKIGGEDLTLYDNGTYPGGYGTILFDDEGVKAGKTVIVENGVLKTFLHDRLTATVMNAEPTGNCRRESFMRRNFIRMTNTYIAPGGWELNDMISDIKLGVLMTRFESGMEDPAGGGMQLKAKKGYLIESGRITRVLSNLALTGEVLEFVKNIDAISGVKDFELDSGTCGKGHEDYVPVGSGGPYIRSKGIVSQG